The sequence below is a genomic window from Lelliottia sp. JS-SCA-14.
TTTTTCCTGTTCCTGCTCCTGCGCATAGGCCGGGCTTAACAGGGTGCTGATGCTGAACATGCTGGTAAAGGCCAGCGCGGCAACGGCTTTGTAGCTCATGTCTATTCCTCAAGCGGGGTCGATTAAGCAGCCTGCGCGTTCTCTTCGACGCGGTTAATGCTGCGGTACAGGTGGTCAAATCTTTCGTTATCAAAGTGTTGGCTTGCGCCGTCGTAGAACACATGGCCCTGACGCAAGGCGACGATGCGCTCGCAGTAGCGCAGGGCGTAATCCACCTGATGCAGCGTGACTACGACGGTGATGCCGTCGTTCTGGTTAATGTCGCGCAGGGTTTCCATCACGATGCGAGCCGATTCCGGGTCCAGCGAGGCGATGGGTTCATCGGCGAGGATCACTTTGGCTTTTTGCATTAATGCCCGGGCGATGGCCACGCGCTGCTGCTGGCCGCCCGAGAGGGTGGAGACGCGCTGGTGGGCGAAATGGGCCATCCCGACGCGGGTCAGCGCCTGGAGCGCCTGCTGTTTTTGTGACGGCGAGAACCAGCGCAGGCAGGTGCGCCAGAACGGGGTGCTGCCGAGCGCGCCGATCAGGACGTTCTCCAGCACCGTCAGGCGGTTCA
It includes:
- the phnC gene encoding phosphonate ABC transporter ATP-binding protein; this encodes MQTVIRVEKLSKTFHHNKALHAVDLTVQQGEMVALLGPSGSGKSTLLRHLSGLITGDKTPESHVELLGNTVQRSGRLAGDIRKSRAQTGCIFQQFNLVNRLTVLENVLIGALGSTPFWRTCLRWFSPSQKQQALQALTRVGMAHFAHQRVSTLSGGQQQRVAIARALMQKAKVILADEPIASLDPESARIVMETLRDINQNDGITVVVTLHQVDYALRYCERIVALRQGHVFYDGASQHFDNERFDHLYRSINRVEENAQAA